In one Aeromicrobium erythreum genomic region, the following are encoded:
- a CDS encoding ECF transporter S component: MSSSASTRPSTEGRRALWHRAIDLAVIVALGLAFGVIFWAWGKLYGAIDLGVTLGYPPLSGLLAGPWLMAGIVGGLIVRRRGAAFGTELLAASVSMFVLGGTEWGFTVVLAGIAQGAGAELAFALGRYRRFGVGVAILAGALAAVVESFYEWYFYYPDWDMAYKLAYLGFFAASGALVGVLSWLLVRSLAQTGALDSFGAGREAAGEDVRV, translated from the coding sequence ATGAGTAGTTCTGCATCCACGCGTCCGTCCACCGAGGGTCGTCGAGCCCTCTGGCACCGCGCCATCGACCTCGCGGTGATCGTCGCGCTCGGTCTCGCGTTCGGTGTCATCTTCTGGGCCTGGGGGAAGCTCTACGGAGCCATCGATCTCGGAGTCACCCTCGGCTACCCGCCTCTGAGTGGTCTGCTGGCCGGGCCTTGGCTCATGGCCGGCATCGTGGGCGGCTTGATCGTTCGGCGACGAGGGGCGGCCTTCGGCACCGAGCTCCTCGCCGCATCCGTCTCCATGTTCGTGCTCGGCGGCACCGAGTGGGGGTTCACCGTCGTGCTGGCAGGGATCGCCCAGGGAGCGGGCGCCGAGCTCGCCTTCGCGCTGGGGCGCTACCGACGCTTCGGCGTGGGGGTGGCCATCCTCGCCGGTGCGCTCGCTGCTGTGGTCGAGAGCTTCTACGAGTGGTACTTCTACTACCCCGACTGGGACATGGCGTACAAGCTCGCGTACCTCGGCTTCTTCGCCGCGTCGGGCGCCCTCGTCGGTGTGCTCAGCTGGCTGCTGGTGCGTTCTCTCGCGCAGACGGGTGCGCTCGACTCGTTCGGGGCCGGTCGCGAGGCAGCGGGCGAGGACGTGCGGGTCTGA
- a CDS encoding ankyrin repeat domain-containing protein, translating into MSAPSDGSPLDPRAVELAQSLLDDAREGRTERLAAHVDAGVPADLTDASGNTALMLAAYHGHADTVAALVQRGASVDALNDRGQSPLAGAVFKGEDDVVRVLLDAGADPDAGHPTARQTAEMFGRADLVGPA; encoded by the coding sequence ATGAGCGCTCCCTCCGACGGCTCCCCCCTCGACCCGCGCGCGGTCGAGCTCGCGCAGTCCCTGCTCGACGACGCCCGGGAGGGACGCACGGAGCGCCTCGCGGCTCATGTGGACGCCGGCGTCCCCGCCGACCTGACCGACGCGTCGGGCAACACCGCGCTCATGCTCGCCGCCTACCACGGCCACGCCGACACCGTCGCCGCGCTGGTGCAGCGCGGCGCGAGCGTCGACGCCCTGAACGACCGGGGGCAGAGTCCGCTGGCCGGTGCCGTGTTCAAGGGCGAGGACGACGTCGTGCGGGTGCTCCTCGACGCGGGCGCCGATCCCGACGCCGGGCACCCCACGGCTCGCCAGACCGCCGAGATGTTCGGCCGCGCCGACCTCGTCGGCCCTGCCTGA
- a CDS encoding MaoC family dehydratase has protein sequence MARVFDSLDDFKAAAGQELGTSDWVTVTQEQINTFADATGDHQWIHVDPERAASGPFGGTIAHGYLTLSLLPVFSENIYAVNGLAMGVNYGANKVRFPNPVPVDSRLRATATLKETSDIPIGTQAVITFVVEREGAEKPVCIAEVVYVMAAA, from the coding sequence ATGGCCCGCGTGTTCGACAGTCTCGACGACTTCAAGGCAGCCGCCGGGCAGGAGCTCGGCACCAGCGACTGGGTGACCGTGACGCAGGAGCAGATCAACACCTTCGCCGACGCCACCGGCGACCACCAGTGGATCCACGTCGACCCCGAGCGCGCCGCGTCGGGGCCGTTCGGCGGCACCATCGCGCACGGCTACCTGACGCTGTCGCTCCTGCCGGTCTTCTCCGAGAACATCTACGCCGTCAACGGCCTCGCGATGGGCGTGAACTACGGCGCCAACAAGGTGCGCTTCCCGAACCCGGTCCCGGTCGACTCGCGGCTGCGCGCGACGGCGACGCTCAAGGAGACCAGCGACATCCCGATCGGCACCCAGGCCGTCATCACCTTCGTCGTCGAGCGCGAGGGCGCCGAGAAGCCGGTCTGCATCGCCGAGGTCGTTTACGTGATGGCGGCGGCCTGA
- a CDS encoding SDR family oxidoreductase, which yields MKVEGAAAVVTGAAGGIGLAVARALLERGAASVVLADLDGDRLSDASSALGEEFGERVLHRAADVTAEIGVDAVLQTSPTPVDLYVANAGVFRGFGLDASPQDWAASWDVNVMAHVAAARALVPQWLERGATDGPAGCFVSVASAAGLLTQLGSPTYSVTKHAAVGFAEWLAATYGDRGVQVTTACPMGVRTAMLEEGETSTDADARLGMRAVTSAGEPLDATVVAATILDAVEAGRFQALPHPEVATMWAQKASDPDRWVAGMQRYRRALES from the coding sequence ATGAAGGTCGAGGGCGCGGCCGCCGTCGTCACCGGCGCGGCCGGCGGCATCGGCCTCGCGGTGGCGCGGGCGCTGCTCGAGCGCGGTGCCGCCTCGGTCGTGTTGGCTGACCTCGACGGCGACCGGCTCTCCGACGCGTCCTCGGCGCTGGGCGAGGAGTTCGGCGAGCGGGTGCTGCACCGGGCGGCCGACGTGACGGCGGAGATCGGCGTCGACGCCGTGCTGCAGACGTCGCCGACCCCCGTCGACCTGTACGTCGCGAACGCCGGCGTGTTCCGGGGCTTCGGCCTCGACGCGTCGCCGCAGGACTGGGCGGCGTCGTGGGACGTCAACGTCATGGCCCACGTGGCCGCGGCGCGGGCGCTCGTGCCGCAGTGGCTGGAGCGCGGCGCGACGGACGGCCCAGCGGGCTGCTTCGTCAGCGTCGCGTCGGCGGCGGGGCTGCTGACCCAGCTGGGCTCGCCCACCTACTCGGTCACCAAGCACGCCGCCGTCGGGTTCGCGGAGTGGCTGGCCGCCACCTACGGCGACCGTGGCGTCCAGGTGACGACGGCCTGCCCGATGGGCGTGCGCACCGCGATGCTCGAGGAGGGCGAGACGTCGACCGACGCCGACGCCCGCCTCGGCATGCGGGCGGTCACGTCGGCGGGCGAGCCGCTCGACGCGACCGTCGTCGCCGCCACGATCCTCGACGCGGTCGAGGCCGGACGCTTCCAGGCCCTGCCCCACCCCGAGGTCGCCACCATGTGGGCCCAGAAGGCGTCCGACCCCGACCGCTGGGTCGCCGGCATGCAGCGCTACCGCCGCGCCCTCGAGTCCTAA
- a CDS encoding acyl-CoA dehydrogenase family protein, whose amino-acid sequence MHFAFDETTTELIAKLEAFMDEAVYPAEAEAAEQIETLYAEDRWDPPAVLDGLKEQARERGLWNFFLAGHPEEGGLTNLQYAPLAEITGRSIQLAPAALNCAAPDTGNMEVLTMFGTPEQKEQWLRPLLDGQIRSAFAMTEPDVASSDATNIGLSIVRDGDEYVINGRKWWITGAMNPNCRVFIVMGKTDPSAERHRQQSMILVPRDTPGLEVVRGMHVFGYHDRDHGGHAELRFTDVRVPASNLIGGEGEGFAIAQARLGPGRIHHCMRSIGIAERAVEYMCERALSRTTFGKPIAQQGVVQDWIAESRVRLEQLRLLTLKTAWLMDTVGNRGAHKEIQAIKIATPQTVEWILDKAIQVHGAGGLSQDFPLAEMFAGIRTLRFADGPDEVHKASLARAELKKYAVRG is encoded by the coding sequence ATGCACTTCGCCTTCGACGAGACCACCACGGAGCTGATCGCCAAGCTCGAGGCCTTCATGGACGAGGCCGTCTACCCGGCCGAGGCCGAGGCCGCGGAGCAGATCGAGACCCTCTACGCCGAGGACCGCTGGGACCCGCCGGCCGTGCTCGACGGTCTCAAGGAGCAGGCGCGTGAGCGCGGCCTGTGGAACTTCTTCCTGGCCGGCCACCCGGAGGAGGGCGGCCTGACGAACCTGCAGTACGCGCCGCTCGCCGAGATCACCGGCCGCTCCATCCAGCTCGCGCCCGCCGCCCTCAACTGCGCCGCGCCCGACACGGGCAACATGGAGGTGCTGACCATGTTCGGCACCCCCGAGCAGAAGGAGCAGTGGCTGCGTCCCCTGCTCGACGGCCAGATCCGCTCGGCGTTCGCGATGACCGAGCCCGACGTCGCCTCCTCCGACGCGACCAACATCGGGCTCTCGATCGTCCGCGACGGCGACGAGTACGTCATCAACGGTCGCAAGTGGTGGATCACCGGCGCGATGAACCCGAACTGCCGGGTCTTCATCGTCATGGGCAAGACCGACCCGTCGGCCGAGCGGCACCGCCAGCAGTCGATGATCCTCGTCCCGCGCGACACCCCGGGCCTCGAGGTCGTGCGCGGCATGCACGTCTTCGGCTACCACGACCGCGACCACGGCGGGCACGCCGAGCTGCGGTTCACCGACGTCCGCGTGCCCGCGTCGAACCTCATCGGAGGCGAGGGCGAGGGCTTCGCGATCGCCCAGGCCCGCCTCGGGCCCGGCCGGATCCACCACTGCATGCGCTCGATCGGCATCGCCGAGCGCGCCGTCGAGTACATGTGCGAGCGAGCGCTGAGCCGCACGACGTTCGGCAAGCCGATCGCCCAGCAGGGCGTCGTGCAGGACTGGATCGCCGAGTCGCGCGTGCGGCTCGAGCAGCTGCGCCTGCTGACGCTGAAGACCGCCTGGCTCATGGACACCGTCGGCAACCGCGGCGCCCACAAGGAGATCCAGGCCATCAAGATCGCCACGCCCCAGACGGTGGAGTGGATCCTCGACAAGGCCATCCAGGTGCACGGCGCCGGCGGCCTGAGCCAGGACTTCCCGCTCGCGGAGATGTTCGCCGGCATCCGCACGCTGCGCTTCGCCGACGGCCCCGACGAGGTGCACAAGGCCTCGCTCGCCCGCGCCGAGCTGAAGAAGTACGCGGTGCGTGGATGA
- a CDS encoding GAF and ANTAR domain-containing protein, producing MAAGEWEKLADLARSMSEESGFRDTVVAAVRSAPQLVGGCDEAGVSIVHAGGRVTTEASTGDWVEQADALQVELQDGPCVQSIHESETVRTADLREEPRWPRWSPSAADRLGFRSMLCVQLFTSGHTFGCLNMYSDTVDGFDHDDVQAGLALAAHVAVALRGADLVDNLESALASRDVIGQAKGRLVERFGLRSEQAFDVLVRFSQDRNVKLRAVAEEVALKGFDSLRDDTSS from the coding sequence ATGGCCGCGGGAGAGTGGGAGAAGCTCGCCGACCTCGCCCGTTCGATGAGCGAGGAGTCGGGGTTCCGCGACACCGTCGTGGCGGCGGTGAGGTCCGCCCCGCAGCTGGTGGGCGGGTGCGACGAGGCGGGGGTCTCGATCGTCCACGCCGGCGGGCGCGTGACCACCGAGGCGTCGACCGGCGACTGGGTCGAGCAGGCCGACGCGCTGCAGGTCGAGCTGCAGGACGGCCCGTGCGTCCAGTCGATCCACGAGTCCGAGACGGTCCGTACCGCCGACCTGCGCGAGGAGCCGCGCTGGCCGCGGTGGTCGCCCAGCGCGGCCGATCGGCTCGGCTTCCGCTCGATGCTGTGCGTCCAGCTGTTCACCTCGGGGCACACGTTCGGGTGCCTCAACATGTACTCCGACACCGTCGACGGGTTCGACCACGACGACGTCCAGGCGGGTCTGGCGCTCGCGGCGCACGTGGCCGTGGCGTTGCGCGGTGCCGACCTCGTCGACAACCTCGAGTCGGCGCTCGCGAGCCGCGACGTCATCGGCCAGGCCAAGGGGCGGCTGGTCGAGCGGTTCGGCCTGCGCTCCGAGCAGGCCTTCGACGTGCTCGTCCGCTTCTCCCAGGACCGCAACGTCAAGCTGCGCGCGGTCGCGGAGGAGGTCGCCCTGAAGGGGTTCGACTCGCTCCGCGACGACACCTCGTCATGA
- a CDS encoding CbiQ family ECF transporter T component, translating to MSVTTAPSGLRALLPRVNPLALVVVGVASVPGSLAVRTLPIALVTLALYAVFVLAVVPSIRYALLCLGLAVFAGLTVAYSTWRLGGRDEVVALTAGLRIVVLAWPGAVVAAFVDPARLGDHLAQDLRLPARPVVAVTSALQQAAELMATWQQLVRARRARGASAAGGPVARCRYGAGLVFALLVSSLRGASRHAVALDARGFAAASERTWAEPAGWSVLDVAVAVVGVLLAGVPVALLLFT from the coding sequence ATGAGCGTGACCACCGCCCCGAGCGGCCTTCGTGCACTGCTCCCACGCGTCAATCCGCTCGCGCTCGTCGTGGTCGGGGTCGCATCGGTCCCGGGGTCGTTGGCCGTGCGGACGCTGCCGATCGCGCTCGTGACGCTCGCTCTGTACGCCGTCTTCGTGCTCGCTGTCGTGCCGTCGATCAGGTACGCCCTGCTCTGCCTGGGTCTTGCCGTCTTCGCCGGGCTGACCGTCGCCTACTCGACGTGGCGCCTCGGCGGCCGCGACGAGGTGGTGGCGCTGACCGCCGGTCTGCGCATCGTCGTGCTCGCCTGGCCCGGGGCGGTCGTCGCCGCGTTCGTCGATCCGGCACGCCTCGGCGACCACCTGGCGCAGGACCTGCGTCTGCCCGCTCGTCCCGTCGTCGCGGTCACGTCGGCGCTCCAGCAGGCGGCAGAGCTCATGGCCACGTGGCAGCAGCTCGTCCGCGCGCGCCGTGCTCGCGGAGCGTCGGCGGCGGGCGGACCTGTGGCACGGTGCCGGTACGGCGCTGGTCTGGTGTTCGCGCTGCTGGTGTCGTCGCTGCGGGGCGCCTCACGGCATGCGGTGGCGCTCGACGCACGAGGTTTCGCCGCAGCCTCGGAACGCACGTGGGCCGAACCGGCCGGGTGGTCGGTCCTGGACGTGGCCGTCGCCGTGGTGGGCGTCCTGCTGGCCGGGGTTCCGGTGGCGCTGCTGCTGTTCACCTGA
- a CDS encoding ATP-binding cassette domain-containing protein: MLLAGPSGAGKSTLLLALAGALGESVPGDVAGGVHLDAGPASQSVVGLVTQRPGDAVVAGRLGRDVAFGPENLGLDREETWRRVDASLAAVGLHQGREHPTNALSGGELQRLALAGALALRPGLLLLDEPTAMLDDASAGAVRTAVADVVASSGATLVVVEHRLKPWLDLVERVVVLDATGAVVADTDPGTFVSEHRERLGSAGVWMPGLPAPAPLRPPEELVVPHDPPCAVVTSSLLVELVRRSWSGSTRTRALEDVDLWLDAAAAHALVGPSGAGKSTLLAACAGLQRPTAGRVRRGEIDLHRLSSSALAAVSGWVPQAPEHGILTLRVRDEVALTSQRLGRSVDVDGVLDHLGLAHLADRNPYRLSGGEQRRLALAAALAHRPAGVLLDEPTVGQDRLTWAAVAGWWRCAADAGAVAVAATHDADLVALADHVHRLDSGRLG; the protein is encoded by the coding sequence GTGCTGCTGGCAGGGCCGAGCGGCGCCGGGAAGTCGACGCTGCTGCTCGCTCTCGCGGGGGCTCTCGGGGAGTCCGTCCCGGGCGACGTCGCCGGCGGCGTCCACCTCGACGCCGGTCCTGCCTCGCAGTCCGTCGTCGGCCTCGTCACCCAGCGACCCGGCGATGCCGTTGTGGCCGGTCGGCTCGGCCGCGACGTCGCCTTCGGGCCGGAGAACCTCGGGCTCGACCGCGAGGAGACCTGGCGCCGCGTCGACGCGTCGCTGGCCGCGGTCGGCCTGCACCAGGGCCGAGAGCACCCGACGAACGCCTTGTCCGGTGGTGAGCTCCAGCGGCTCGCCCTGGCCGGCGCGCTCGCGCTGCGTCCCGGCCTGCTGCTCCTCGACGAGCCGACGGCGATGCTCGACGACGCCTCGGCAGGTGCCGTGCGCACGGCCGTCGCCGACGTGGTGGCCTCCTCGGGCGCGACGCTCGTCGTGGTCGAGCACCGCCTGAAGCCGTGGCTCGACCTCGTGGAGCGCGTCGTCGTCCTCGACGCGACGGGCGCGGTGGTGGCCGACACCGACCCCGGCACCTTCGTCTCCGAGCACCGAGAACGCCTGGGGTCGGCGGGCGTGTGGATGCCAGGTCTGCCGGCACCCGCACCGCTGCGTCCACCGGAGGAGCTCGTCGTTCCGCACGATCCGCCGTGCGCGGTCGTGACGTCCTCGCTCCTCGTCGAGCTGGTGCGACGTTCCTGGTCGGGAAGCACGCGCACGCGGGCGCTCGAGGACGTCGACCTGTGGCTGGACGCAGCAGCAGCGCACGCGCTGGTCGGTCCGTCCGGGGCGGGCAAGTCGACCTTGCTCGCCGCCTGCGCCGGACTCCAGAGACCGACCGCGGGGCGGGTGCGTCGTGGAGAGATCGACCTCCACCGTCTTTCGTCCTCGGCACTCGCGGCGGTGTCCGGCTGGGTGCCGCAAGCGCCTGAGCACGGGATCCTGACGTTGCGCGTGCGCGACGAGGTGGCCCTTACGTCGCAGCGGCTCGGCCGGTCGGTCGACGTCGACGGCGTGCTCGACCACCTCGGTCTCGCACACCTGGCCGACCGCAACCCGTACCGACTCTCCGGTGGTGAGCAACGCCGCCTCGCCCTGGCCGCTGCGCTCGCGCACCGGCCGGCCGGCGTGCTGCTCGACGAGCCGACGGTCGGGCAGGACCGACTGACCTGGGCTGCCGTCGCAGGATGGTGGCGCTGCGCCGCGGATGCCGGAGCGGTCGCGGTGGCGGCCACCCACGACGCCGACCTCGTGGCGCTCGCCGACCACGTGCACCGACTCGACTCGGGGCGTCTGGGATGA
- a CDS encoding Ig-like domain repeat protein, which produces MRRVAGGLLTATLTATFLGALGTTSAIGATVASGSDFSVERAPGGYAVTLELDTPLPVKDDAPTLVVDGKDIGIATESPKGDTLTVLTSDPAVADASSVEAGWASRSASAKAERTGEVAQPEDLADPATLETLDANPASTGTYEYTQADYDFGTQSVALANIGGVRGEMQGRLYLPKTGGKRPVVLLLHGRHSTCYAEGSSSASLAWPCSGTRPLSIPSYAGYDGTGQALASHGYAVISISANAVNANDNPRSPDQGAQARGQLVLDTLSLLRKADAGQPVTLHDDARDLDVTLDDALQDPLTAADLQGRFDLSDVGLMGHSRGGEGITSAATLNAALDEPFGIKSLLPLAPVDFGRMTVPNVPLNVVLPYCDGDVSNQQGQHMLDDSRYAFDDDALRAGTWVMGANHNFFNTVWTPGKFPAGVSDDWGATSTNQTCGPVPAVAATSIRLSADAQYDLGTAYMAGWFRLTLGDEKQFLPMFDGSGTRPEVVGNADVRTVTTAPSSARSTLTSFESTSSLVRTSGLATAQPCASLTGRTIPAAAPACSTLASSQVPHWTPASNGGNVPATPVTRFTWTGDTGAVLVTVPKAKRDATGFDRLSLKVAADETVVTGTDLTLAVKDGSGATWSSKVSALNPYALVRLPAPSDSTTTVLKKIVLQQVNVATSTLKDAGLDVSDVREVRLTAATGADATTTGAAYLSDLAWESSSLGTPTVKKENTVNVFATAVEEGASAGTADVGVYLAQPATKPVVAYVSVLGSASGRAGIAMEKVTFAPGETCKVVTGSILGDSLASTSASTAVKVSAINTSGAVMGAKAFGYLTVREDDGVTGSATALPPVGAQGDPCEELARSTEVGAVTVDDPTPAPGGAVTLTASGYRSGEGVTFSLGSSTLGTAIADPSGVAVLSATVPADAAIGEATVKAVGAGYGLTSTGSLEVLTETSTSLAIDPELPAINQPVTLTATVTGGDGGTVTFADGDTVLGSSVVEGGTASLAVPGFKAGSHELVASLAKTATAQASQSGAVSFTLTKGASTIALVMASAESTFGDPLKGAVAVAGADEGTVTVTVAGTPVTVTLDAQGTGRFELPATLKVGSHTVSAAFDGTDEVEASGTATADVTVVKRASTTVTNATSSVKRSATYRVRATVSPTVAGVDPSGSVRVYVKAPGAKSFTWAKTVRLSGGTVVTTLKAPRTKGTLSVRTVYVGDGSFTGSTSATKGVRIR; this is translated from the coding sequence ATGCGACGGGTCGCCGGCGGTCTGCTGACCGCCACCTTGACCGCGACCTTCCTGGGAGCCCTGGGCACCACGAGCGCCATCGGCGCCACCGTGGCGTCGGGCTCCGACTTCAGCGTCGAACGCGCTCCGGGCGGCTACGCCGTCACGCTCGAGCTCGACACCCCCCTGCCCGTCAAGGACGACGCCCCGACGCTCGTCGTCGACGGCAAGGACATCGGCATCGCCACCGAGTCGCCGAAGGGCGACACGCTCACGGTGCTGACCAGCGACCCCGCCGTCGCCGACGCGTCCAGCGTCGAGGCCGGCTGGGCGAGCCGCAGCGCCTCCGCGAAGGCCGAGCGCACCGGAGAGGTGGCGCAGCCCGAGGACCTCGCCGACCCAGCGACCCTGGAGACGCTCGACGCGAACCCCGCGTCGACGGGCACCTACGAGTACACGCAGGCCGACTACGACTTCGGCACCCAGTCGGTCGCGCTCGCCAACATCGGCGGCGTGCGCGGTGAGATGCAGGGTCGGCTCTACCTGCCCAAGACGGGCGGGAAGCGCCCGGTGGTCCTGCTGCTGCACGGGCGCCACTCCACCTGCTACGCCGAGGGCAGCTCCAGCGCGTCGCTGGCGTGGCCGTGCTCCGGCACGCGTCCGCTGTCGATCCCGAGCTACGCCGGCTACGACGGCACGGGCCAGGCCCTCGCGAGCCACGGCTATGCCGTCATCTCGATCTCGGCCAACGCCGTGAACGCCAACGACAACCCGCGCTCGCCCGACCAGGGCGCGCAGGCGCGCGGCCAGCTCGTCCTCGACACCCTGTCGCTGCTGCGCAAGGCCGACGCCGGCCAGCCGGTGACGCTGCACGACGACGCCCGCGACCTCGACGTCACCCTCGACGACGCGCTGCAGGACCCGCTCACCGCGGCCGACCTGCAGGGCCGGTTCGACCTGTCCGACGTGGGCCTCATGGGTCACTCGCGCGGTGGTGAGGGCATCACCTCGGCGGCCACGCTGAACGCGGCGCTCGACGAGCCGTTCGGCATCAAGAGCCTCCTGCCGCTCGCGCCCGTCGACTTCGGTCGCATGACGGTGCCGAACGTGCCGCTCAACGTCGTCCTGCCGTACTGCGACGGCGACGTGTCGAACCAGCAGGGTCAGCACATGCTCGACGACTCGCGCTACGCGTTCGACGACGACGCGCTGCGGGCCGGCACCTGGGTCATGGGCGCGAACCACAACTTCTTCAACACCGTCTGGACGCCCGGGAAGTTCCCGGCCGGCGTCAGCGACGACTGGGGCGCCACGTCGACCAACCAGACCTGTGGTCCGGTCCCGGCCGTCGCCGCGACGTCGATCCGCCTGTCGGCCGACGCCCAGTACGACCTGGGCACGGCGTACATGGCCGGCTGGTTCCGGCTGACGCTCGGTGACGAGAAGCAGTTCCTGCCGATGTTCGACGGCTCGGGCACGCGCCCGGAGGTCGTCGGCAACGCCGACGTCCGCACCGTCACGACCGCGCCCTCGTCGGCGCGCTCGACGCTGACGTCGTTCGAGTCGACCAGCTCGCTCGTGCGCACCTCGGGCCTGGCCACGGCGCAGCCGTGCGCGAGCCTGACCGGTCGCACCATCCCGGCCGCGGCCCCCGCCTGCTCGACGCTCGCGTCGTCGCAGGTGCCGCACTGGACGCCCGCCAGCAACGGCGGCAACGTGCCTGCGACGCCCGTCACCCGGTTCACCTGGACCGGCGACACGGGAGCCGTGCTGGTGACGGTGCCGAAGGCCAAGCGCGACGCGACGGGCTTCGACCGGCTGTCGCTCAAGGTGGCCGCCGACGAGACCGTCGTGACCGGCACCGACCTGACCCTGGCGGTCAAGGACGGCTCGGGCGCGACGTGGTCGTCGAAGGTCTCGGCGCTCAACCCGTACGCGCTCGTGCGGCTGCCGGCGCCGTCGGACTCGACGACGACGGTGCTCAAGAAGATCGTGCTGCAGCAGGTGAACGTGGCGACCTCGACGCTGAAGGATGCCGGGCTCGACGTGTCCGACGTGCGCGAGGTGCGGCTGACCGCGGCAACGGGCGCCGACGCGACGACCACGGGGGCGGCGTACCTGTCCGACCTCGCGTGGGAGTCGTCCTCCCTCGGGACGCCGACGGTGAAGAAGGAGAACACCGTCAACGTGTTCGCGACCGCCGTCGAGGAGGGCGCCTCGGCCGGTACCGCCGACGTGGGCGTCTACCTCGCCCAGCCGGCGACCAAGCCGGTCGTCGCCTACGTCAGCGTCCTGGGCTCCGCCTCGGGCCGCGCCGGCATCGCGATGGAGAAGGTCACCTTCGCGCCCGGCGAGACGTGCAAGGTCGTCACCGGGTCGATCCTCGGCGACAGCCTGGCGTCGACGTCGGCGAGCACCGCGGTCAAGGTCTCGGCGATCAACACCTCCGGGGCGGTCATGGGTGCCAAGGCGTTCGGTTACCTCACGGTCCGTGAGGACGACGGCGTCACCGGCTCGGCCACGGCGCTGCCGCCGGTCGGCGCGCAGGGCGACCCGTGCGAGGAGCTGGCGCGCTCGACCGAGGTCGGCGCCGTCACGGTCGACGACCCCACGCCCGCCCCGGGTGGTGCGGTCACGCTGACCGCGTCGGGCTACCGGTCCGGCGAGGGCGTCACGTTCTCGCTCGGCTCGAGCACGCTCGGCACCGCCATCGCCGACCCGTCCGGGGTGGCCGTGCTCAGCGCGACCGTCCCGGCCGACGCCGCGATCGGCGAGGCGACCGTCAAGGCCGTCGGCGCGGGCTACGGCCTCACGTCGACGGGCTCGCTCGAGGTGCTGACCGAGACGTCCACGTCGCTGGCGATCGACCCGGAGCTCCCGGCGATCAACCAGCCCGTGACGCTCACGGCCACGGTCACCGGCGGCGACGGCGGCACCGTCACCTTCGCCGACGGCGACACGGTGCTCGGCTCGTCGGTGGTCGAGGGCGGCACGGCCAGCCTCGCGGTGCCGGGCTTCAAGGCCGGCTCGCACGAGCTGGTCGCGTCTCTCGCGAAGACGGCGACCGCGCAGGCGTCGCAGTCGGGTGCGGTCTCGTTCACCCTCACCAAGGGTGCCTCGACGATCGCGCTGGTCATGGCGTCGGCCGAGAGCACCTTCGGCGACCCGCTGAAGGGTGCCGTGGCGGTCGCCGGGGCCGACGAGGGCACGGTGACGGTCACCGTCGCCGGGACGCCCGTGACGGTCACGCTCGACGCCCAGGGCACGGGACGCTTCGAGCTCCCGGCCACGCTGAAGGTCGGCTCGCACACGGTGAGCGCGGCCTTCGACGGCACCGACGAGGTCGAGGCGAGCGGCACGGCCACGGCCGACGTCACCGTCGTGAAGCGGGCGTCGACGACGGTCACGAACGCGACGTCGTCGGTCAAGCGGAGCGCGACGTACCGGGTGCGCGCGACGGTCTCGCCGACCGTGGCGGGCGTCGACCCGTCGGGCTCGGTGCGGGTGTACGTCAAGGCGCCTGGCGCCAAGTCGTTCACCTGGGCCAAGACGGTGCGTCTGTCCGGCGGCACGGTCGTGACCACGCTCAAGGCGCCGAGGACGAAGGGCACGCTGTCCGTCCGCACGGTCTACGTGGGTGACGGCTCCTTCACGGGTAGCACCAGCGCGACGAAGGGGGTGCGCATCCGCTGA